Proteins from a genomic interval of Candidatus Gracilibacteria bacterium:
- the gpmI gene encoding 2,3-bisphosphoglycerate-independent phosphoglycerate mutase — protein MSPVLLIILDGFGEAPPGPGNAITRANMTFYKQLRKNYPWTLLKCSGNAVGLPAGYQGNSEVGHFTIGSGRITWQSFEEINRSIRDKSFFKKKALVKACASIREANKKGQKRALHLLGMISDEGVHSHIDHLFALLKLAKLEKTFPVYIHAILDGRDVPERSADKYLKMIQNKIKALGLDKPLYKGGPKKASIATIVGRYFAMDRDTNWSRTKKAYDLYVHGKGIIEKNPLTAIKNAYENGAETDYYVPPIILDPHGIFRKNDSVIFFNYRTDRSKQITDALLNKKFDHFKTDPLNLNFVAMGPFTHLAPVVFPTPEIRHNLADVLSSHRLRQLRVAETEKYAHVTFFFNSQIETPYPLETRVLIPSPKCPSYAEKPEMSAPSVTHHLIDEIKKEKYPFIATNFANGDLVGHSGDVKAAIQCCKVLDECLSKIIPVALEHHYSIFLIADHGNVEQMLYPDGSVCPAHSTNRVPAIFISEKNKIQTKKITLKKGKGLQDIAPTVLQLLGIKKPKEMTGENLIAGDFIVYPLYYFHESHHPCRRNRDAPLAAQPPRKTQTISKTRLE, from the coding sequence TTGTCCCCCGTCCTCCTCATCATCCTCGACGGTTTTGGTGAAGCGCCCCCCGGCCCGGGCAACGCCATCACTCGGGCGAACATGACGTTTTACAAACAACTACGAAAAAATTACCCGTGGACCCTGCTCAAATGCTCGGGCAACGCCGTGGGCCTCCCTGCCGGATATCAAGGCAACTCCGAAGTCGGGCATTTCACCATCGGCTCCGGCCGCATCACCTGGCAATCCTTCGAAGAAATCAATCGCTCCATCCGCGACAAGAGTTTTTTTAAGAAAAAAGCCTTGGTCAAGGCCTGCGCCTCAATTCGCGAAGCCAACAAAAAAGGCCAAAAACGCGCCCTTCATCTCCTGGGCATGATTTCGGATGAAGGCGTTCACTCCCACATCGACCACCTTTTCGCCCTGCTCAAACTCGCGAAGCTCGAAAAAACCTTTCCCGTGTACATTCACGCCATCCTCGATGGACGCGACGTGCCGGAACGAAGCGCCGACAAGTATCTCAAGATGATTCAGAATAAAATCAAAGCGCTCGGGCTCGACAAACCCCTATACAAAGGCGGGCCGAAAAAAGCGAGCATTGCCACCATCGTGGGCCGCTATTTTGCCATGGACCGCGACACCAACTGGAGCCGCACAAAAAAAGCCTACGATCTTTACGTCCACGGCAAAGGAATCATTGAAAAAAATCCACTCACAGCCATCAAAAACGCGTACGAAAATGGCGCTGAAACCGACTACTATGTTCCGCCGATTATCCTCGACCCACACGGCATCTTTCGCAAGAACGATTCCGTCATCTTTTTCAATTATCGAACCGACCGCTCCAAACAAATCACCGACGCTTTGTTGAACAAAAAATTTGATCATTTTAAAACCGACCCGCTTAACCTTAATTTTGTAGCCATGGGACCCTTTACGCACCTCGCTCCCGTGGTGTTTCCAACTCCCGAAATCCGACACAATTTAGCCGACGTTTTATCCTCTCATCGCCTACGCCAACTCCGCGTAGCAGAAACGGAAAAATACGCACACGTCACGTTCTTTTTCAACAGCCAAATTGAGACCCCATATCCGCTCGAAACCCGAGTCCTCATCCCCTCCCCCAAGTGCCCCTCGTACGCTGAAAAACCCGAAATGAGCGCTCCCAGCGTGACCCATCACCTCATCGACGAAATCAAAAAGGAAAAATACCCATTCATTGCCACCAATTTCGCCAATGGCGATCTCGTCGGCCATTCCGGCGACGTCAAGGCCGCGATTCAATGTTGCAAAGTGCTGGATGAATGTTTGAGCAAAATCATACCTGTGGCCCTGGAACACCACTATTCGATTTTCCTGATCGCAGACCACGGGAACGTGGAACAAATGCTCTATCCCGATGGCTCGGTGTGCCCTGCGCATTCCACCAATCGAGTCCCGGCGATCTTTATTTCCGAAAAAAACAAGATACAAACGAAAAAAATCACCCTCAAAAAAGGCAAAGGCCTGCAAGACATCGCGCCCACAGTTCTTCAACTTCTCGGCATCAAGAAGCCAAAAGAGATGACCGGGGAAAATTTAATAGCGTGAGATTTCATCGTCTATCCTTTATACTATTTTCATGAAAGCCATCATCCTTGCCGGCGGAACCGGGACGCGCCTCTGGCCGCTCAGCCGCCTCGAAAAACCCAAACAATTTCAAAAACTCGCCTCGAATAA